In Tursiops truncatus isolate mTurTru1 chromosome 19, mTurTru1.mat.Y, whole genome shotgun sequence, a genomic segment contains:
- the LOC141277129 gene encoding uncharacterized protein: protein MAFQRGKTYHNWEECTKAFSPKHTLVQHQRLLTRERCFMCNQCERSCNVSQHQKVYNGERTFEPGEHGILFNRKSNLIEHQRSNTRDRPYECTEYGKSFTKCSNLIEHQRNNTRDRPYECTECGKSFTQCSNLFTHKRVHMKQKPYECDEYAKSFSQSSTLLQHRRIHPRERPYECNECGRTFTQNSVLLQHQRLHTGSRPYECTECGKSFAVNSRLIKHRRVHTGERPYKCSECGKTFCQSSSFLRHQRVHTGERLYKCGECGKSFRQKSNLIQHWTVHTRERPYKCGKYGKLLSKKSHLIEHQRVHTGERPYECGECRKFFSKKSYLIIYQRVHTRERPYKCNECGKSFSQNSTLLQHQRIHTGSRPYECTECGKSFADNSAFIKHRRIHTGERPYECSECGKAFAQSSSVLRHQRTHTGSKPYKCCECGKSFAKNSRFIKHRSVRTAESLYVVGNVGNPLPKTTVS from the exons ATGGCCTTTCAGAGGGGAAAAACTTATCATAACTGGGAAGAATGCACAAAAGCTTTCAGTCCCAAACACACACTTGTTCAGCACCAGAGACTCCTCACTAGAGAAAGATGTTTTATGTGTAATCAGTGTGAGAGAAGCTGTAACGTCAGTCAGCATCAGAAAgtttacaatggagaaagaacttTTGAACCTGGGGAACATGGGATATTATTTAACAGAAAGTCCAACCTCATTGAACACCAGAGAAGTAACACTAGAGATAGGCCTTATGAATGTACAGAATATGGGAAATCATTTACTAAGTGCTCCAACCTCATTGAACACCAGAGAAATAACACTAGAGATAGGCCTTATGAATGTACAGAATGTGGGAAATCATTTACTCAGTGCTCCAACCTCTTTACACACAAGAGAGTTCACATGAAACAAAAGCCATATGAATGTGATGAATATGCAAAATCGTTTAGCCAAAGCTCTACCCTCCTTCAACATCGGAGAATTCACCCTAgggaaaggccttatgagtgcaatGAATGTGGTAGAACTTTTACACAAAACTCTGTGCTCCTTCAGCATCAGAGACTTCACACTGGATCAAGGCCTTATGAATGCACTGAATGTGGAAAATCCTTTGCTGTAAACTCCAGACTCATTAAACATAGGAGAGTTCatactggagaaaggccttataaatgcagtgaatgtggaaaaACATTTTGCCAAAGCTCTTCATTCCTCCGacatcagagagttcacactggagaaaggctTTATAAGTGTGGGGAGTGTGGAAAATCATTTAGGCAAAAGTCCAACCTTATTCAACATTGGACAGTCCATACTAGAGAAAGACCTTATAAGTGTGGGAAATATGGGAAATTACTTAGCAAAAAGTCCCATCTCATTGAACaccagagagttcacactggTGAAAGGCCATATGAGTGTGGGGAATGTAGGAAATTCTTTAGCAAGAAATCCTACCTCATTATATATCAGAGAGTTCACACCAGGGAAAGGCCATATAAATGCAACGAATGTGGGAAATCATTTAGCCAAAACTCTACACTCCttcaacatcagagaattcacactggttcaaggccttatgagtgcactGAATGTGGAAAATCCTTTGCTGATAATTCAGCCTTCATTAAACACAggagaattcacactggagaaaggccttatgagtgcagtgagtGTGGGAAAGCATTTGCCCAAAGTTCTTCAGTCCTTCGAC ATCAGAGAACTCACACTGGATCAAAGCCATATAAGTGctgtgaatgtgggaaatcctttGCTAAAAACTCCAGGTTCATTAAACACAGGAGTGTCCGCACTGCAGAAAGTCTGTATGTTGTAGGAAATGTTGGAAATCCTTTACCTAAAACTACAGTCTCATAA